A single genomic interval of Aureliella helgolandensis harbors:
- a CDS encoding DinB family protein: protein MLPRCHCGLLLFAMLTTALASAADGDPIGIRIEPEGVATIETLNGLRLRVVGETPTPQDSTPSDDQTLLLSEQSYRHALSRPANVARPTWQPLDAAVDSKAASVQVQSVAAGTDVGLLIQTDGVQLLVGAPLAFTQLDVASLPELRVDACVLLANEHSQELPPKLAKVFQQLSPRFVLISNSPGDAAEWASSLQSHISPESQVATREHNAFAIAAVAEHPSASTQVVVLGEEPWKMPAELEELFEAMEQAARESQAVFAKLSAKQMNFKPANGTHTPRWNTEHMMGRQLLFFSQIYHAVDPTIPVLDLNPQQMPPDYTAAHPEWDGAEEARQIERVGAFCRRFAYLLDGIAVDSQAPGSRWPTLRALLVQMEAHYAEHTGNTVKKFDLPDWPAE, encoded by the coding sequence ATGCTTCCTCGCTGCCACTGCGGTCTTCTACTATTCGCCATGCTCACCACTGCCCTCGCCTCTGCTGCGGATGGAGACCCCATCGGAATTCGCATTGAGCCGGAAGGTGTGGCTACGATCGAAACCTTGAACGGACTGCGGCTGCGAGTCGTGGGAGAAACGCCCACGCCCCAGGACTCGACGCCCTCGGACGATCAAACGTTGCTGCTATCAGAGCAGAGCTACCGACATGCACTGTCTCGACCTGCGAACGTCGCTCGGCCTACATGGCAACCTCTAGATGCCGCCGTCGATAGCAAGGCTGCCTCAGTGCAGGTGCAGTCTGTGGCCGCGGGGACAGACGTGGGTTTGCTGATCCAAACCGACGGTGTGCAGCTGTTGGTTGGTGCTCCGCTGGCTTTTACGCAACTCGACGTGGCCTCGCTGCCCGAGTTGCGAGTTGATGCATGCGTCCTGCTGGCGAACGAGCATTCGCAAGAGCTGCCGCCCAAACTAGCGAAAGTGTTTCAGCAGCTGAGCCCACGCTTCGTCTTGATATCCAACTCGCCAGGAGACGCCGCTGAATGGGCGAGCTCGCTGCAGTCGCACATCTCGCCTGAATCGCAGGTCGCAACTCGCGAGCACAATGCATTTGCCATTGCTGCTGTTGCAGAGCATCCGTCGGCTTCGACTCAAGTTGTGGTTTTGGGGGAGGAACCGTGGAAGATGCCCGCTGAGCTCGAGGAGCTCTTCGAGGCCATGGAGCAAGCGGCGCGTGAATCGCAAGCCGTCTTTGCTAAGCTATCGGCGAAACAAATGAATTTTAAACCCGCCAATGGAACTCATACTCCGCGATGGAACACTGAGCACATGATGGGGCGTCAGCTCCTCTTTTTTTCCCAGATCTATCATGCGGTTGATCCAACCATTCCCGTCCTGGATCTGAACCCTCAGCAAATGCCACCCGATTACACGGCCGCCCATCCTGAGTGGGATGGAGCGGAAGAGGCTCGGCAAATCGAACGTGTGGGAGCATTCTGTCGGCGGTTTGCCTACCTCTTGGATGGCATCGCGGTCGACAGTCAGGCTCCTGGAAGCCGCTGGCCCACGCTGCGCGCCTTGTTGGTCCAGATGGAAGCTCATTACGCCGAGCACACCGGTAATACTGTCAAAAAGTTCGATCTACCCGATTGGCCCGCCGAGTAG
- a CDS encoding cytochrome c family protein: protein MNKLLLLATTILVTLAPLPAVGQAVEDPRNSELHLNIDPHKVMGYESCEKCHASEVQIWKQTPHSATFKTLHRKPEAKAIASKLGIGSFREDAACIQCHYTMQDDAGELSAISGVSCESCHGAARDWISVHNDYGGAGATRDSETPEHRIQRLRSSISAGMRNPVNVYMVAQSCLRCHTVPNERLVNVGGHNAGSLDFELVSWSQGTVRHNFVRSDGTSNQPSDRNRLREMFVAGMIAELEFSLRATADATEKAAFGIGAAQRSARAAKRLAAAQSKLNQPLLEEALNTYAGVQLKLNNREQLTTAADQIAKVGVRFAATVRGSALEAIDQFIPTPDRWK, encoded by the coding sequence ATGAACAAGTTGCTCCTCCTCGCCACGACGATCCTGGTAACTCTCGCTCCACTGCCTGCCGTTGGGCAGGCGGTCGAAGATCCACGCAACAGTGAGTTGCATCTGAATATTGATCCCCATAAAGTGATGGGGTATGAAAGTTGCGAGAAATGCCATGCCTCAGAGGTGCAAATCTGGAAGCAAACGCCGCACAGTGCAACATTCAAAACGCTGCATCGCAAGCCCGAAGCCAAGGCTATCGCATCCAAGCTGGGGATCGGCTCCTTCCGCGAAGATGCCGCCTGCATCCAATGCCACTACACCATGCAAGACGACGCGGGAGAATTGTCCGCAATCTCAGGCGTCTCCTGTGAATCGTGCCATGGTGCAGCCCGCGACTGGATCTCCGTGCACAACGATTATGGGGGCGCTGGGGCCACGCGTGATTCAGAAACTCCCGAGCATCGCATCCAACGCCTGCGGTCGAGTATTTCGGCGGGAATGCGCAACCCGGTCAATGTATACATGGTGGCACAAAGTTGTTTGAGGTGTCATACCGTGCCCAACGAAAGATTGGTGAATGTCGGAGGACACAATGCCGGCAGCCTGGATTTCGAATTGGTTTCGTGGTCTCAAGGTACCGTGCGACACAATTTTGTCCGGTCCGACGGTACCAGCAATCAACCCTCGGATCGCAATCGCTTGCGAGAAATGTTCGTCGCCGGCATGATCGCCGAACTCGAGTTCAGCTTGCGCGCTACGGCGGATGCTACTGAAAAGGCTGCCTTTGGTATTGGTGCTGCCCAGCGATCAGCGCGAGCTGCCAAGCGCTTAGCAGCGGCTCAATCCAAACTGAACCAACCGTTGCTCGAGGAGGCATTGAACACCTACGCGGGAGTGCAGTTGAAACTCAACAATCGCGAGCAACTGACCACCGCTGCCGATCAGATTGCCAAAGTCGGAGTGCGTTTCGCCGCTACCGTCCGAGGTTCTGCGTTAGAAGCGATTGATCAATTCATTCCCACGCCAGATCGTTGGAAGTAG
- a CDS encoding 2Fe-2S iron-sulfur cluster-binding protein, translated as MFATLALSVAAITLLLVSGTQFAMTGFSVARASKRARTSRSREMYQLRQAAQVARLKSELHSVANGSEMQWRVMEVAQVIQESDDCRSFYLVDPYGQALPDFRPGQYLMVRPAIAGAFQTTRCYSLSAAPDPRYWRITVKRQELPAGVTESKRGGGLSIWLHDTIRSGDCLLIGGPGGAFYLPAENRKPLVLLAAGVGITPMASMLRWSLEKTPGRPVTLFYQAKDTTRWPLGENVHRWQASFPHCQVRTFFSRLDSADLQLLKDEYSGDFSSGRIDLDSVANVDHASDSDFYMCGPDAWMESMREGLVAAGIQPDRIHWESFGGVGSQPSSKPAGEHSAVAVRFAHSDVEVEWTDPEQSLWELARASQVEIPSGCLSGVCGGCRVKLLSGQVEYDRKISIELSEDECLTCVGRPTCAVTLDV; from the coding sequence TTGTTCGCTACCCTCGCACTCTCCGTTGCCGCCATCACGCTGCTACTCGTCTCCGGCACTCAATTTGCCATGACCGGGTTTTCAGTGGCTAGGGCCAGCAAGCGTGCGCGCACGTCGCGTAGCCGTGAGATGTACCAACTGCGCCAGGCGGCCCAAGTGGCTCGACTCAAAAGCGAGTTGCATTCGGTGGCGAATGGGTCGGAGATGCAGTGGAGGGTCATGGAAGTCGCTCAAGTGATTCAAGAGTCCGACGATTGTCGCTCGTTTTACTTGGTGGATCCCTACGGACAGGCCCTGCCCGATTTTCGTCCGGGACAGTACTTGATGGTTCGCCCCGCCATAGCGGGCGCATTCCAGACCACGCGCTGCTACTCGTTGTCGGCAGCTCCCGATCCCCGTTACTGGCGCATCACCGTTAAACGCCAAGAGTTGCCCGCAGGAGTTACCGAGTCGAAGCGCGGGGGCGGGCTCAGCATTTGGCTGCATGATACGATCCGTAGTGGGGATTGCCTGTTGATCGGTGGCCCGGGCGGTGCGTTTTATCTGCCCGCAGAGAATCGAAAACCCCTGGTGCTCCTTGCCGCTGGAGTGGGCATTACTCCCATGGCTAGCATGCTGCGATGGTCGCTCGAGAAAACTCCTGGGCGGCCCGTGACCTTGTTCTATCAGGCCAAAGATACAACTCGCTGGCCACTCGGGGAGAACGTCCACCGCTGGCAAGCCAGTTTTCCCCACTGCCAAGTGCGTACCTTTTTTAGCCGATTGGATTCCGCAGATCTCCAGCTTTTGAAAGACGAGTACTCCGGAGATTTTTCCAGCGGACGAATCGATTTGGACAGCGTGGCGAATGTCGACCATGCCAGCGATAGCGATTTCTACATGTGCGGCCCCGATGCATGGATGGAGTCGATGCGCGAGGGACTGGTGGCCGCTGGAATTCAACCAGATCGCATCCACTGGGAATCCTTTGGAGGAGTTGGTAGCCAACCTTCGTCCAAGCCTGCAGGAGAACACTCCGCGGTTGCCGTGCGGTTTGCACACAGTGACGTGGAGGTGGAATGGACCGACCCCGAGCAATCCTTGTGGGAATTAGCCCGGGCCAGCCAAGTGGAAATTCCGAGTGGTTGCCTGAGTGGGGTGTGCGGCGGTTGTCGCGTCAAATTGCTCAGCGGCCAAGTGGAGTACGACCGAAAAATCTCCATCGAACTCTCGGAGGACGAATGCCTCACCTGCGTTGGGCGGCCGACTTGCGCTGTAACTTTGGATGTCTAA
- the rnc gene encoding ribonuclease III yields the protein MSDVPPSLTDLEKVELCQERIGYVFKDSGLLLSALTHASGAANRLASNERLEFLGDAVLGFTICGWLYEHHTEYLEGELTQIKSTVVSRRVCARVSRELCLEECLILGRGMQQSTGVPRSLLSDVYEAIIAAIYLDGGVKAASEFILRTIHDELQQAVLGHSVGNHKSALQQLAQREHGAAPVYRLVTESGPDHSKMFQIAAEIKNRKFTPAWGRTKKDAEQRAAGNALAEIANNPPPFRDL from the coding sequence ATGTCCGACGTACCTCCTAGCCTGACCGATCTTGAGAAAGTTGAGCTATGCCAGGAGCGTATTGGCTACGTTTTCAAAGACAGCGGGCTACTGCTCTCCGCCCTGACACACGCTTCTGGGGCAGCCAACCGCCTGGCATCGAACGAGCGACTTGAGTTTCTGGGGGATGCCGTACTGGGCTTTACGATCTGCGGCTGGCTGTACGAACACCACACCGAGTATTTAGAAGGGGAGCTAACCCAGATTAAATCGACGGTCGTTAGTCGCCGAGTGTGCGCGCGGGTTAGCCGAGAATTGTGTCTGGAGGAGTGCCTGATCCTGGGACGGGGAATGCAGCAGTCCACCGGCGTCCCCCGAAGCTTGCTGTCCGATGTCTATGAAGCGATTATCGCGGCCATTTATCTAGATGGTGGTGTTAAGGCGGCCAGCGAGTTTATCTTGCGGACGATTCACGACGAACTTCAGCAAGCCGTACTGGGACATTCGGTGGGTAACCACAAATCAGCCCTTCAACAACTCGCGCAGCGGGAGCACGGTGCAGCTCCCGTCTACCGCTTGGTAACGGAATCGGGACCAGACCACAGCAAGATGTTTCAGATTGCCGCTGAAATTAAGAACCGCAAATTCACTCCCGCGTGGGGGCGCACGAAGAAGGATGCGGAACAGCGGGCCGCTGGCAATGCACTTGCAGAGATTGCCAACAACCCTCCTCCCTTTCGCGACCTCTAA
- a CDS encoding Gfo/Idh/MocA family protein, with the protein MTNQNRRDFLRKTAATTTAASLLASSRFVHAQDAAAGTTKSPNSQMSVAIVGVGGRGGSHISAMLEADGVNITHICDIDAGAGDRRGKLIEEKQGKRPIFETDLRRVLDDKSIDMVTIATPNHWHALAGIWAMQAGKDTYIEKPVCHNIAEGTALIAASRKYDKMCQVGTQCRSSQAIIEAFKFMNEGGIGEVKFARGLCYKRRKSIGALGDYAIPSNVDFNLWSGPAQYTDPRLTRERFHYDWHWQRQYGNGDLGNQGPHQTDIARWGLGIDTHPTSIISYGGRLGYQAEKKDPNYVDAGDTANTEVTLYNYGDKSIVFETRGLSVDNSADTEINRLFDSTSGNKIGVIFYGTKGYIVQREYSYCVAMDKDFNQIRDFKGGGDHFGNFIDACRRRDRNVLNADVREGHLSAGMSHLGNISYYMGENNHASVDELQAAVDGIKSLDDNAATLERTVKHLTDNGVDLEKYPISLGPHLEFDPEAEKFTNLEAANPWLTREYRDDFVCPTAENV; encoded by the coding sequence ATGACCAACCAAAATAGACGTGATTTTCTTCGCAAAACAGCAGCCACTACCACTGCAGCCTCGCTGTTGGCCAGCAGTCGGTTCGTGCACGCACAAGATGCCGCTGCCGGCACCACGAAAAGCCCCAATTCCCAAATGAGTGTGGCCATCGTGGGAGTCGGAGGAAGAGGTGGCTCGCACATTTCTGCCATGTTGGAGGCCGACGGTGTCAACATTACGCATATATGCGACATCGACGCGGGAGCCGGTGATCGCCGCGGCAAGCTGATCGAGGAAAAACAGGGCAAGCGTCCGATCTTCGAAACGGACCTTCGCCGCGTGTTGGACGACAAGTCAATCGATATGGTGACCATCGCAACACCCAACCACTGGCATGCTTTGGCTGGTATTTGGGCGATGCAAGCCGGCAAGGATACGTACATCGAAAAACCCGTTTGCCACAACATTGCAGAGGGCACTGCCCTGATCGCTGCGTCGCGGAAGTACGACAAAATGTGCCAGGTGGGAACGCAATGTCGAAGTAGTCAAGCCATCATCGAAGCTTTCAAGTTTATGAATGAAGGCGGTATCGGAGAGGTGAAGTTCGCGCGCGGCCTGTGCTACAAACGCCGTAAGTCGATCGGCGCGTTGGGCGACTACGCAATTCCTAGCAACGTTGATTTCAACCTGTGGAGTGGACCGGCACAGTACACCGACCCGCGTTTAACCCGCGAGAGATTCCACTATGATTGGCACTGGCAGCGACAATACGGCAACGGTGACTTGGGCAATCAAGGTCCCCACCAAACCGACATCGCTCGCTGGGGACTGGGGATCGACACACATCCCACTTCGATCATTAGCTATGGAGGACGACTCGGTTATCAAGCCGAGAAAAAGGATCCCAACTACGTCGATGCCGGCGATACGGCCAATACCGAAGTCACGCTTTACAACTATGGCGACAAGAGCATCGTGTTTGAAACTCGTGGCTTGAGTGTCGATAACTCGGCGGACACCGAGATTAACCGCCTCTTTGACTCGACTTCGGGCAACAAAATTGGTGTCATTTTCTATGGCACGAAGGGCTACATTGTTCAACGTGAGTATTCGTACTGCGTAGCTATGGACAAAGACTTCAACCAAATTCGTGACTTCAAAGGCGGTGGAGATCACTTTGGCAACTTCATCGACGCTTGCCGTCGCCGAGATCGCAACGTCCTCAATGCCGATGTTCGCGAAGGCCATTTGTCGGCAGGCATGAGCCACCTGGGCAATATCTCCTACTACATGGGAGAGAACAACCACGCATCGGTAGACGAATTGCAAGCTGCCGTCGATGGTATCAAGAGCTTGGACGACAACGCCGCTACGCTCGAGCGCACCGTTAAGCACCTGACCGACAACGGAGTGGACCTCGAAAAATATCCGATCTCGCTGGGACCTCATCTCGAGTTTGATCCAGAGGCTGAAAAGTTCACCAACTTGGAGGCTGCCAATCCGTGGCTAACACGCGAATATCGAGATGATTTCGTTTGTCCAACCGCGGAAAACGTCTAA
- the nth gene encoding endonuclease III: protein MRKQERADWILQRLTELYPAPPIPLDHRDPYTLLVAVLLSAQCTDKMVNTVTPALWELADNPLDMSQRKEEEILSVIRRLGLAPRKSKAIKGLSQILVDEHQGQVPADMEQLERLPGVGHKTASVVMAQAFGAPAFPVDTHIHRLAQRWGLTNGKNVKQTEADLKALFPAETWNLLHLQIIYYGREFCSARGCDGTRCEICRTLYPSRKKPFVANKP from the coding sequence GTGCGCAAACAGGAGCGAGCCGATTGGATCTTGCAGCGACTGACTGAGCTTTATCCCGCGCCCCCAATTCCTTTGGACCATCGCGACCCCTACACGCTACTCGTAGCAGTTTTGCTAAGCGCCCAGTGCACCGACAAAATGGTGAATACGGTTACCCCCGCGCTGTGGGAACTGGCCGACAACCCGCTCGACATGAGCCAGCGAAAAGAGGAGGAGATCCTGTCGGTCATTCGCAGGTTGGGGCTGGCCCCTCGCAAATCCAAGGCCATCAAAGGGCTGTCACAAATCTTGGTGGACGAGCACCAGGGACAGGTGCCAGCCGATATGGAGCAACTGGAACGATTGCCGGGGGTGGGGCACAAGACCGCTTCGGTGGTAATGGCGCAAGCCTTTGGCGCACCCGCGTTTCCCGTCGATACGCACATCCATCGCTTGGCCCAGCGTTGGGGGCTGACTAACGGCAAGAATGTCAAGCAAACGGAGGCCGACCTCAAAGCACTCTTCCCGGCAGAGACCTGGAATCTGCTCCATTTGCAGATCATCTATTACGGGCGCGAGTTCTGTTCGGCGCGCGGCTGTGACGGCACCCGCTGCGAAATTTGCCGCACCCTCTATCCCAGTCGAAAAAAACCGTTCGTCGCGAATAAGCCCTAA
- a CDS encoding beta-ketoacyl-[acyl-carrier-protein] synthase family protein, which translates to MVQVASNILKFPHPQLVDEDPIVITGIGMAASLGADRETLWQNIQRGRSGIRMTEAADDVGPLRLPCGMVDWLGGDPQRLKSIRLSEHVAGEAIADACIPMEEIDRERFACSISAQFGDVGYSYLPPETRDTCPTNASGHPWWDEFLPCAATTLVARKYDLRGPRLCHTTACASGLVSTIAAARMLKSDQCDFALCGAADAVTKLVFAAFHRMGVLSTGPTPEQACRPFDVDRSGFVMGEGAAMMVLERRSSAVARGARIYAEIAATQTLCQAHHVTGLDGDGDTLKELISRLVDRAGWGFQGPQYINAHGTGTTQNDRSELLAIRAALGPMADQVIASSNKAVLGHLINAAGSIELALTAMSLRDGFAPPTMNLDNPEKIGRVNCLPMYGEQRELDRALKLSLAFGGHLVGIALRRCPLEEAQRTAEPLVADARIRTTERVAQRVAA; encoded by the coding sequence ATGGTCCAAGTCGCTTCCAACATACTGAAATTCCCGCATCCACAACTCGTGGATGAGGATCCGATCGTCATTACCGGTATTGGGATGGCGGCCAGCTTAGGCGCAGACCGGGAAACGTTGTGGCAGAATATTCAACGGGGGCGAAGTGGCATTCGCATGACCGAAGCCGCCGATGACGTGGGCCCCCTGCGGCTGCCATGCGGGATGGTCGATTGGCTGGGGGGAGATCCGCAGCGTCTGAAGTCGATTCGCTTGAGCGAGCACGTTGCTGGGGAAGCCATTGCCGACGCATGCATCCCCATGGAAGAGATTGATCGCGAACGCTTTGCCTGTAGCATCTCCGCTCAGTTTGGTGATGTGGGGTATTCTTACCTCCCACCGGAAACGCGAGACACCTGTCCCACAAACGCCAGCGGCCATCCCTGGTGGGACGAATTCCTACCCTGTGCAGCGACGACGCTGGTGGCACGCAAGTACGACTTGCGTGGCCCTCGCTTGTGCCACACGACGGCTTGCGCCAGTGGTTTGGTCAGCACGATTGCTGCCGCCAGAATGCTCAAAAGCGATCAATGCGATTTTGCCTTGTGTGGAGCGGCGGACGCCGTTACCAAACTGGTATTTGCAGCATTTCATCGCATGGGGGTCCTATCCACTGGCCCAACTCCCGAACAGGCCTGCCGTCCCTTCGACGTGGACCGCAGTGGTTTTGTGATGGGAGAAGGAGCTGCCATGATGGTGCTTGAGCGGCGATCTTCGGCCGTCGCTCGGGGAGCGAGGATCTACGCTGAAATTGCCGCGACCCAAACTCTCTGCCAAGCTCATCATGTGACCGGCTTAGATGGAGATGGAGACACTCTAAAAGAACTAATCAGTCGCTTGGTGGATCGTGCCGGATGGGGATTCCAAGGGCCTCAATACATCAATGCGCATGGCACGGGAACGACCCAAAACGATCGCAGTGAATTGCTGGCAATCCGTGCGGCCCTGGGTCCAATGGCCGACCAAGTCATTGCGAGTAGCAACAAGGCCGTGCTCGGGCATTTGATCAATGCCGCCGGTAGCATTGAATTGGCACTCACCGCGATGTCTTTGCGCGACGGCTTCGCCCCGCCGACCATGAACTTAGACAATCCCGAAAAGATTGGACGCGTCAACTGCTTGCCAATGTACGGAGAGCAACGCGAGTTGGATCGCGCCCTGAAACTCTCGCTAGCCTTTGGCGGACACTTGGTCGGCATCGCATTGCGTCGCTGTCCCTTGGAGGAAGCGCAACGCACCGCCGAACCGCTCGTGGCCGATGCACGCATCCGCACTACCGAACGGGTTGCACAGCGAGTCGCTGCCTAG
- a CDS encoding ArnT family glycosyltransferase, whose translation MTPVQKKYFVALLVGACLVRIVAAVAWQPSGDTPEQLFRLGDSLSYWVLAEQLGQGLPYQYGSENARVFRAPLYPLLLTPCTWIPDARSAVFTARILGCLLGTLAVGLLFVLARRLGGTTAALWAATLGACYPSAIGMSIAVLSEALFMPLMVGNLLLWQSAWNSGTTRRAWSWSLAAGACAGLAILARPSWLLYTPFAAVVGWLWGPRRSRHLLVAAGTALGICLVMSPWWVRNASVTGKFVLTTLQVGPSLYDGWHPGATGASDEGMAFMGDMYAAQLAEDALTPQPLESTLEWRLNHRAQTAALRWAGQHPWEVVQLAGQKFQRTWSVWPGGGELGSLTSRLVLTLGCFTILLLAFVHSLQRFWQFDWLTAICWMPCLYFTALHMVFVGSIRYREPAMFALCALAGCAVAQQLGYSSRVAGTDIPSHPSELPSASPEREHG comes from the coding sequence ATGACACCTGTCCAGAAAAAGTACTTCGTTGCATTGCTCGTTGGAGCATGCTTGGTTCGCATCGTAGCCGCCGTGGCTTGGCAACCCAGCGGGGACACTCCAGAACAACTCTTTCGGTTGGGAGACAGCCTCAGCTATTGGGTGCTCGCCGAACAATTGGGACAAGGGCTACCCTACCAATACGGGAGTGAGAATGCTCGAGTTTTTCGCGCCCCCTTATACCCGTTGCTGCTTACCCCGTGCACCTGGATTCCAGACGCGCGTTCAGCCGTATTCACCGCCAGAATTCTAGGCTGCCTACTGGGTACGCTGGCGGTGGGATTGCTGTTCGTCCTAGCGCGCCGGCTGGGAGGCACCACAGCCGCTCTGTGGGCGGCCACTTTGGGAGCATGCTACCCAAGTGCCATTGGGATGAGCATTGCCGTGCTGAGCGAAGCGCTCTTTATGCCGCTCATGGTTGGGAACCTTCTGCTGTGGCAATCGGCTTGGAATAGCGGGACGACGCGGCGGGCTTGGAGCTGGAGTTTGGCGGCGGGGGCCTGCGCGGGCCTCGCCATTTTGGCCCGTCCCAGTTGGTTGCTGTACACACCGTTTGCGGCCGTAGTAGGTTGGCTGTGGGGGCCACGCCGCTCTCGCCATTTGTTGGTTGCTGCTGGCACGGCGCTGGGGATCTGCTTGGTGATGAGCCCCTGGTGGGTTCGCAATGCATCGGTTACCGGAAAATTCGTCCTCACAACACTGCAGGTCGGTCCGAGTCTTTACGACGGTTGGCATCCGGGGGCAACCGGCGCCAGCGATGAAGGGATGGCCTTCATGGGGGACATGTACGCAGCGCAGCTCGCCGAAGATGCTCTCACTCCGCAACCGTTGGAGAGCACCCTGGAGTGGCGTCTGAACCACCGCGCCCAAACCGCTGCGCTGCGTTGGGCTGGACAGCATCCGTGGGAGGTCGTGCAGCTTGCCGGCCAAAAATTCCAGCGCACTTGGAGCGTATGGCCTGGTGGTGGAGAGCTGGGATCGCTCACCAGCCGACTGGTGCTAACCTTGGGTTGCTTCACCATTCTGTTGCTAGCATTCGTGCACTCACTGCAACGATTTTGGCAATTCGATTGGTTAACCGCCATCTGTTGGATGCCTTGTCTTTACTTCACCGCGTTGCACATGGTATTTGTGGGATCGATTCGCTATCGCGAGCCGGCCATGTTTGCTTTGTGTGCGTTGGCCGGCTGCGCAGTGGCGCAGCAACTCGGGTACTCGAGCCGTGTGGCAGGTACCGACATCCCCTCCCATCCAAGTGAACTTCCCAGTGCCTCACCTGAGCGTGAACACGGTTAG